From the genome of Leptospira andrefontaineae, one region includes:
- the acpP gene encoding acyl carrier protein, translating into MADFEKIKSIIVEQLGVDESEVTPEAHFIDDLGADSLDTVELVMALEEEFGVEISDEDAEKIQTVGDVIKFIDTLKS; encoded by the coding sequence ATGGCAGATTTCGAAAAGATTAAGTCTATTATCGTTGAGCAACTTGGAGTGGATGAGTCAGAAGTGACTCCTGAAGCACACTTCATTGATGACCTTGGTGCAGACTCTCTTGACACAGTTGAACTCGTTATGGCTCTTGAAGAAGAGTTTGGCGTTGAAATTTCCGATGAGGATGCTGAAAAGATCCAAACCGTCGGAGACGTAATTAAGTTCATCGACACTCTAAAGTCCTAA
- the rnc gene encoding ribonuclease III, translating into MIKKKQNQNQNKTDPKNRKDPSLLASELGLKFNKTSYLENAFIHSSFRNENPEYKEDNERLEFLGDSVLGLVVAKYLYRTNPSANEGELSRKKATLVSTAMLNGLSEKLGLTSYVLLGRGEGQGGAQKKLGANLFESLVGAVYLDQGMEAAEKFILQHLIDYVKNSDKIREATDYKSILQEICQKKFKLLPSYRLLKEIGPDHEKTFYVSVSIRDKHSAEGKGKNKKFAEQDAAKQLLKALKIKV; encoded by the coding sequence TTGATAAAAAAAAAACAAAATCAGAATCAAAATAAGACTGATCCTAAGAATAGAAAGGATCCTTCTCTACTTGCGTCCGAGCTTGGTTTAAAATTTAATAAAACTTCTTATTTAGAAAATGCATTTATACATAGTTCTTTCAGGAACGAAAATCCCGAATATAAAGAAGATAATGAAAGACTTGAGTTCTTAGGAGATTCAGTTCTCGGACTCGTTGTCGCAAAATATTTATACAGAACAAATCCTTCCGCAAATGAAGGAGAACTTTCTAGAAAAAAAGCAACTTTAGTTTCTACTGCGATGTTAAACGGGCTCAGTGAAAAACTGGGACTGACTTCTTATGTTTTACTCGGAAGAGGAGAAGGTCAGGGAGGAGCTCAAAAGAAACTTGGGGCAAACTTATTCGAATCTCTGGTCGGTGCAGTTTATTTGGACCAAGGAATGGAAGCGGCGGAGAAGTTTATACTCCAACATCTTATAGATTACGTTAAAAATTCCGATAAAATAAGAGAGGCTACGGATTATAAATCCATCCTACAGGAAATTTGCCAAAAAAAATTCAAACTTCTACCTTCTTACAGATTGCTAAAAGAGATAGGGCCGGATCACGAAAAGACTTTTTACGTTAGTGTATCCATTCGAGACAAGCATTCTGCGGAAGGAAAGGGAAAGAATAAAAAGTTCGCGGAACAAGACGCCGCGAAACAATTATTAAAGGCCTTAAAGATCAAGGTTTAA
- the plsX gene encoding phosphate acyltransferase PlsX: MWVAVDAMSGDYGPDRIVEGAVNAVNHDGRNVILVGKEEDISEILLKYEYDTNKIRIVHASEIIGMNDSPSIAVRAMEDSSVVQAAQLVADKTCVGMFSPGNTGATMAAALLYLGRIPGVLRPPIAAPIPREKGAPTLLLDAGANVDCKPEYLAQFAIMGEIYSRLIFNIHKPKVGILSNGEEDKKGNSVTLKAFEYIKKLPIDFVGNVEGRDLYGGGRDVDVVVCDGFVGNIVLKATEGLSKSIFAVLRESIAQSSLAQTGALLLKPTFTAIKKRLDYAEYGGALLLGVDGTCLIGHGSSNAHAVRNAIRVVVECAERDVNQRIKEDIEKAKF, translated from the coding sequence ATGTGGGTCGCCGTCGATGCAATGAGCGGCGACTACGGTCCTGATAGGATCGTAGAAGGTGCCGTTAACGCGGTAAATCACGACGGCAGAAACGTCATCCTCGTTGGTAAAGAAGAAGATATCAGCGAGATCCTCCTCAAATACGAATACGATACAAACAAGATCAGAATTGTTCATGCCAGTGAGATCATAGGTATGAACGATTCTCCTTCCATCGCGGTGCGCGCTATGGAAGATTCTTCCGTTGTGCAAGCAGCTCAACTCGTCGCTGACAAAACCTGCGTTGGAATGTTCTCCCCTGGAAATACGGGGGCCACTATGGCTGCTGCATTATTATATCTCGGTAGAATTCCTGGCGTTCTCAGACCTCCGATTGCCGCTCCCATTCCAAGAGAGAAAGGAGCTCCTACACTTCTTCTAGATGCAGGTGCAAACGTGGATTGTAAGCCCGAGTATTTGGCTCAATTCGCTATCATGGGAGAGATCTACTCCAGACTGATCTTCAATATCCATAAACCGAAGGTTGGGATCTTATCCAATGGAGAAGAAGATAAGAAGGGGAACTCAGTTACCTTAAAAGCATTCGAATATATTAAAAAACTACCGATCGATTTTGTAGGAAATGTTGAAGGACGAGATCTTTACGGTGGAGGAAGAGACGTGGACGTTGTAGTCTGCGACGGATTCGTAGGAAATATTGTCCTGAAAGCAACCGAAGGTCTTTCTAAATCCATATTCGCGGTACTGAGAGAAAGTATCGCTCAGTCCAGCCTTGCACAAACGGGGGCACTTCTTCTTAAACCTACATTCACTGCGATCAAGAAAAGATTAGATTACGCTGAGTATGGTGGAGCCCTTCTTCTTGGTGTAGATGGGACCTGTTTGATCGGGCATGGATCTTCCAATGCACATGCAGTCCGAAATGCGATCCGAGTAGTGGTAGAATGTGCCGAAAGGGACGTGAACCAGCGCATCAAAGAAGATATAGAAAAGGCAAAGTTCTAA
- the aroA gene encoding 3-phosphoshikimate 1-carboxyvinyltransferase, producing MIPRILKSSGREITVPGDKSLSHRSVLFSVLSKGTSHVSGFLEAEDPLNTMKAFTQLGLKVEKISKGEYVFTSPGKQSLQSPKDVLDFGNAGTGIRLSAGLLCGLQGIKATLTGDHSLQKRPMSRIIKPLNSMGASISGKDDKAPLEIIGKKLSNFHYKSPIASAQVKSCLMLAAMASETSLEYEEDILSRDHTENMFRFLGNKLTYLSPTHFKMEPPYTFEAKEFKVPGDISSAAFFLVLGVLLKEGSVLVKNVGLNPSRIGILHALEAMGAKILVHNKRIECGEPVGDLEAVSSNLRFSEIKEEWIPSLIDEIPILTIAGLFAKGGFIIRHAEELRAKESDRISAMVENLRNLGITVHEYPDGYEIPEIGSSVNSSELSSWLSGNSVDIFTKMDHRIAMSFMILKAVSGLEIRPDETSWIETSFPGFESLLEGFVQ from the coding sequence ATGATTCCAAGAATCCTTAAATCTTCCGGAAGAGAGATCACAGTTCCGGGAGATAAATCTCTTTCTCATAGAAGCGTATTATTCTCCGTATTATCCAAAGGGACCTCTCATGTTTCCGGGTTTTTAGAAGCAGAAGACCCCTTGAATACAATGAAAGCTTTCACTCAGCTCGGTTTGAAAGTGGAGAAGATCTCAAAAGGAGAATATGTTTTTACTAGTCCAGGTAAACAATCCCTTCAATCTCCTAAAGACGTTTTGGATTTCGGGAATGCAGGAACTGGGATCAGATTATCCGCCGGATTACTCTGCGGACTCCAAGGAATCAAGGCTACCTTAACTGGGGACCATTCACTTCAAAAAAGACCGATGTCCCGTATTATAAAACCTTTAAATTCTATGGGTGCTTCCATCTCCGGTAAGGATGATAAGGCTCCTTTGGAAATTATTGGAAAAAAACTTTCGAACTTCCATTATAAAAGTCCGATTGCTTCTGCTCAGGTGAAATCCTGTCTGATGTTAGCTGCTATGGCTTCTGAGACTTCATTGGAATACGAAGAAGATATTCTTTCCAGAGATCATACCGAGAATATGTTCCGGTTTTTGGGAAACAAGCTGACATATCTTTCTCCTACTCATTTTAAGATGGAGCCTCCTTATACATTCGAAGCAAAGGAGTTTAAGGTGCCTGGAGATATTTCCTCAGCAGCTTTTTTCTTAGTGCTTGGAGTTTTATTAAAAGAAGGTTCTGTTCTTGTAAAAAATGTGGGATTAAATCCTTCTCGCATCGGAATTCTTCATGCACTGGAAGCAATGGGCGCAAAAATTTTGGTCCATAATAAGAGAATAGAATGTGGGGAACCTGTAGGAGATCTGGAAGCGGTCTCTTCTAATTTACGTTTTTCTGAAATTAAAGAAGAATGGATCCCTTCTCTTATTGATGAGATTCCAATCCTGACGATCGCAGGTCTATTTGCAAAAGGTGGATTTATCATTCGTCATGCGGAAGAATTACGTGCAAAAGAATCGGATCGAATTTCCGCAATGGTAGAAAATCTTCGAAATTTAGGGATTACAGTTCACGAATATCCTGACGGATACGAGATCCCAGAAATTGGTTCCAGTGTAAATTCTTCCGAACTTTCTTCCTGGCTTTCCGGAAACTCAGTAGATATTTTTACTAAGATGGATCATAGGATCGCGATGAGTTTTATGATCTTAAAGGCAGTGAGCGGTTTGGAAATTCGTCCGGACGAAACTTCTTGGATCGAAACTTCTTTTCCCGGATTCGAATCTTTATTGGAAGGTTTTGTGCAATGA
- the hisG gene encoding ATP phosphoribosyltransferase codes for MLTLALPKGRLAEESIELMLERGWLSGRPDPDSKELIYKDPKGKVRILLVRSQDVATYVEQNSADAGIVGWDVLLEGGYDLLLPLDLSIGKCRLSVAGPKGWSLSSGERKVRVATKYPNIAKDFFLKKGINCEVIKLYGSIELAPLVGLSDCIVDLVSTGGTLRANNLEEIEIIMESTARLVFNRSALYTKRVEVGEFLESFALTEKQL; via the coding sequence ATGCTGACTTTGGCCCTTCCGAAAGGACGGCTTGCCGAAGAGAGCATAGAACTCATGCTCGAAAGGGGATGGCTTTCCGGCCGTCCCGATCCTGATTCAAAAGAACTTATCTATAAAGACCCAAAAGGGAAGGTCCGTATTTTACTAGTCCGTTCCCAAGACGTGGCGACTTACGTGGAACAAAATTCTGCGGATGCCGGTATCGTGGGATGGGACGTATTATTAGAAGGTGGTTATGACCTTCTTCTTCCCTTGGACCTAAGCATAGGAAAATGTAGGCTTTCTGTAGCAGGGCCAAAAGGTTGGAGCCTTAGCTCTGGAGAAAGAAAGGTCCGTGTGGCGACAAAATATCCGAATATCGCCAAGGACTTCTTCCTGAAAAAAGGGATTAACTGCGAGGTGATCAAACTTTACGGAAGTATTGAACTCGCACCTTTAGTGGGTTTATCGGATTGTATCGTGGATTTGGTGTCCACGGGCGGCACTCTCAGGGCCAATAATCTGGAAGAGATCGAAATTATTATGGAATCCACGGCGAGATTGGTGTTTAACCGCTCCGCCTTATACACGAAACGGGTAGAAGTAGGGGAATTCTTGGAATCGTTTGCTTTGACTGAAAAACAGTTGTGA
- a CDS encoding 30S ribosomal protein S1: protein MRTNPNQTPSISIRMSSQQDKSTFAEVFKQWEEKKNDEAEIRKDQVVEGKVVSVDNDNVYVAIEGLKQEGRIPRSEFDEKPELGSIVTALVKRKESTDSGCILSKKEADQRKGWEVVKDAFKNNYQVSGRLVNEIKGKGYIVNVEGSELFLPASQLSYKFSDGENYKGVELDFKVIEINERTRSGVVSRKKLLDEVNNEKWDALALKVNVGDKVKATVSKIASFGVFCDLEGVVGLLRQRDISYKKFAPFKQYFTIGQEIELQILEMEKENNKLALGLKQLYEDPWVWAKRSLEKDMVIRGTVTSLTNFGAFVELKEGLEGLIHTSELTWAKKPPHPKELLKKGQEVEALILDIDFESRRLSLGLKQLQPNPWDALGPEVRVGNVLTGKVTGITKYGAFVEVENGIEGLIHISDITWDEKQKNPTSLLKKGEEVKYIILDINFDAQRISCGLKQLQEHPYEALRNRYPIGSVVQGKIKSIVDFGMFVEIEPGFEGLVHISEIPGGKDTNLAESYKPGDIVKCAVVKIDSKNKKISLSIKDFDKALEREEMAKYLKTSDTPSRESLGSFINSSLK, encoded by the coding sequence ATTCGCACTAATCCCAATCAAACACCGAGTATTTCAATCCGTATGAGTAGCCAACAAGACAAGTCCACTTTTGCAGAAGTTTTCAAACAGTGGGAAGAAAAGAAAAACGACGAAGCCGAAATTCGCAAAGACCAAGTGGTCGAAGGTAAAGTCGTATCCGTAGACAACGATAACGTCTATGTGGCAATCGAAGGATTGAAACAAGAGGGAAGAATTCCTCGCTCCGAGTTCGACGAAAAACCGGAACTTGGATCCATAGTCACTGCACTCGTAAAAAGAAAAGAGTCTACTGACTCTGGATGTATCCTTTCTAAAAAAGAAGCCGACCAAAGAAAAGGTTGGGAAGTTGTTAAAGACGCATTCAAAAATAATTACCAAGTCAGTGGACGTTTGGTAAATGAGATCAAAGGGAAAGGTTACATCGTTAACGTAGAAGGTTCTGAACTTTTCCTTCCAGCTTCTCAACTTAGTTATAAATTCTCCGATGGAGAAAATTACAAAGGTGTAGAACTCGATTTTAAAGTGATCGAGATCAACGAACGCACCCGTTCCGGAGTTGTTTCCAGAAAAAAACTTCTAGACGAAGTGAATAATGAGAAATGGGACGCTCTTGCTCTTAAAGTAAATGTTGGAGACAAAGTTAAAGCAACCGTTTCCAAAATTGCAAGCTTCGGAGTTTTCTGTGATCTGGAAGGAGTTGTAGGACTTCTCAGACAAAGAGATATCTCTTATAAAAAATTCGCACCATTCAAACAATACTTCACCATCGGACAAGAGATTGAACTTCAAATCCTTGAAATGGAGAAGGAGAACAACAAACTCGCATTAGGACTCAAACAACTGTATGAAGATCCTTGGGTTTGGGCAAAACGTTCCTTGGAAAAAGACATGGTCATCCGTGGAACCGTTACTTCTTTAACTAACTTTGGTGCATTCGTAGAACTAAAAGAAGGTTTAGAAGGTTTAATCCATACTTCTGAATTGACTTGGGCTAAAAAACCTCCTCATCCAAAAGAACTTCTGAAAAAAGGACAAGAGGTAGAAGCTCTTATCCTGGACATCGACTTCGAAAGCAGAAGATTATCTTTAGGTTTAAAACAACTTCAACCGAATCCTTGGGATGCTTTAGGTCCTGAAGTTAGAGTTGGAAATGTTCTGACCGGAAAAGTTACAGGTATTACTAAATACGGCGCATTCGTTGAAGTGGAAAACGGCATCGAAGGTCTGATCCACATCAGCGATATCACTTGGGATGAAAAACAAAAGAACCCAACTTCTCTACTTAAAAAAGGAGAAGAGGTTAAATATATTATCCTAGATATCAATTTTGATGCTCAAAGAATTTCCTGCGGGTTAAAACAACTGCAAGAGCATCCTTACGAAGCATTAAGAAATCGTTATCCTATCGGTTCAGTTGTTCAAGGAAAGATCAAAAGTATCGTTGATTTCGGTATGTTCGTAGAGATCGAACCTGGTTTCGAAGGACTGGTTCATATCTCCGAGATCCCTGGTGGAAAAGACACCAACTTGGCTGAATCTTATAAACCTGGCGATATCGTAAAATGTGCCGTAGTTAAGATCGATTCCAAAAACAAGAAGATCTCTCTGTCTATCAAGGATTTCGATAAAGCTTTAGAAAGAGAAGAGATGGCGAAGTATTTGAAAACTTCCGACACTCCTTCCAGAGAAAGTTTAGGCAGCTTTATCAATTCTTCCTTAAAATAA
- a CDS encoding prephenate dehydrogenase, with protein MKTDFSKILIYGLGMMGASLSLALRKKNSSAEIVGVVGSPSSKEKGIRLKSADKIFTSDEFSKSPDWESYDLIVFGVPVDTTVTVISKLPSGFKGLLTDMGSTKQEIVHAVESVLTGEHRYISSHPMCGSEESGLEFANVDLYENRLCILTKPKGATDEAYSKIENFWKFLGMSTTEIPAHDHDKILSYVSHVPHLISSLMTNWVWENGCVREFTQNSPLPLTGGGFRDMTRIAGSNPKMWSPIFSSNQEEIYKALLDYKDRLDKLLSELNPEKPLDLKHWESFMEKSRIDRDAILKKQNDSKNP; from the coding sequence GTGAAAACCGATTTTTCTAAAATCCTGATTTACGGCCTGGGAATGATGGGTGCCTCCCTTTCCTTGGCCTTACGAAAAAAGAACTCTTCTGCAGAGATTGTGGGAGTGGTAGGATCTCCTTCCAGTAAGGAGAAGGGGATCCGTCTTAAATCAGCTGATAAAATTTTTACTTCGGATGAATTTTCCAAATCCCCAGATTGGGAATCATACGATCTAATCGTTTTCGGAGTTCCGGTAGATACTACCGTAACAGTGATCTCAAAACTCCCTTCCGGATTCAAAGGTCTTTTGACTGATATGGGTTCCACTAAACAAGAGATCGTTCATGCAGTGGAATCAGTTCTTACCGGAGAACATAGATATATTTCTTCTCATCCAATGTGTGGTTCTGAGGAATCAGGTTTAGAATTTGCAAATGTAGATCTGTATGAAAACAGACTTTGTATCCTGACTAAACCAAAAGGTGCTACTGATGAAGCATATTCTAAGATAGAAAATTTTTGGAAATTCCTTGGAATGTCCACCACTGAAATTCCTGCACATGATCATGATAAGATCCTGTCCTATGTTTCTCATGTTCCTCATTTGATCTCTTCTCTTATGACAAATTGGGTCTGGGAAAACGGGTGTGTAAGGGAATTTACCCAAAATTCCCCTTTGCCTTTGACGGGTGGGGGATTCAGGGATATGACTCGGATTGCAGGTTCTAATCCTAAAATGTGGTCACCTATCTTTTCTTCAAACCAAGAGGAGATCTATAAGGCACTTTTGGATTATAAGGATCGATTGGATAAACTCCTTTCAGAATTAAACCCAGAAAAGCCGCTCGACCTAAAACATTGGGAGTCCTTCATGGAAAAATCTCGTATAGATAGGGACGCAATTTTAAAAAAACAAAATGATTCCAAGAATCCTTAA
- the fabG gene encoding 3-oxoacyl-ACP reductase FabG, with protein MIDLKGKNAIITGAARGIGKATALKLAQAGANVVIADLNEEASKATADEIAKATGVKAIGIAVNVANAESAQAGIKAVVDNFGSIDVLVNNAGITKDTLMLRMKQEQWDAVIAVNLTGTFNCIQAAIKFMAKNPNGGSIINLSSIAGVNGNIGQTNYSASKAGVIGLTKAVALEMAGRKIRCNAIAPGFIATEMTEAIPEKIRTAMVAAIPLKRAGQPDDIANTIAFLASDISSFITGQIIEVNGGGFLPGVQA; from the coding sequence ATGATCGATTTGAAAGGCAAAAACGCCATTATAACCGGGGCTGCCCGCGGAATCGGTAAAGCAACCGCTCTTAAACTCGCGCAAGCAGGCGCAAACGTTGTCATTGCCGACTTAAACGAAGAGGCAAGTAAAGCTACTGCGGACGAGATCGCAAAAGCTACAGGTGTAAAAGCAATCGGAATCGCTGTAAACGTAGCAAACGCAGAATCCGCTCAAGCAGGTATCAAAGCTGTTGTGGATAATTTCGGCTCAATTGATGTCCTCGTGAACAATGCTGGTATCACTAAAGACACTCTTATGCTTAGAATGAAACAAGAACAGTGGGATGCTGTAATCGCAGTAAACCTGACTGGAACTTTCAACTGTATCCAAGCAGCTATTAAATTTATGGCAAAAAATCCGAATGGTGGATCCATCATCAACCTTTCTTCCATCGCAGGAGTGAATGGAAATATCGGACAAACCAACTACTCCGCATCAAAAGCAGGGGTGATCGGTCTGACTAAAGCAGTCGCTTTGGAAATGGCTGGTCGTAAGATCCGTTGTAATGCGATCGCTCCAGGTTTCATCGCTACTGAAATGACAGAGGCGATCCCTGAAAAGATCCGTACTGCAATGGTAGCTGCGATCCCTTTAAAGAGAGCAGGACAACCGGATGATATCGCGAATACTATCGCGTTCTTAGCTTCTGATATTTCCTCTTTCATTACAGGACAAATAATCGAAGTGAACGGTGGGGGATTCCTCCCAGGAGTCCAAGCCTAA
- the cmk gene encoding (d)CMP kinase, whose product MTENVIALDGPAGTGKSTVARELSKKLGFEYLDSGAFYRALTLHIYKIYKSKNSSISFSDWLSGKEFLPLTEGVKIFCEFSETGENHIFLNGEDVSVEIRTPEITREIKYIADKAVFREFVNSQLRMLSQTHRLVMDGRDIGTHVFPDARYKFFLTASSRVRAERRYNQLLEQGIRSDLEEIEKEIVIRDKSDTEREIAPLRKAEDAILIDTDNLPKNSVISKILGCLDSGIYNDSH is encoded by the coding sequence ATGACTGAAAACGTGATCGCATTAGATGGGCCTGCTGGAACTGGAAAGAGCACAGTGGCTCGCGAACTTTCTAAAAAACTTGGATTCGAATATTTGGATTCAGGAGCATTCTACCGTGCATTAACTCTTCATATTTATAAGATCTATAAATCCAAAAATTCTTCTATTTCCTTTTCGGATTGGTTGTCCGGTAAGGAGTTCCTACCACTTACCGAAGGTGTAAAAATTTTCTGCGAATTTTCAGAAACAGGGGAAAATCATATCTTCTTAAATGGAGAAGATGTTTCCGTTGAAATCAGAACTCCTGAGATCACAAGAGAGATCAAATACATCGCCGACAAAGCTGTATTCAGGGAATTCGTAAATTCTCAATTGAGAATGTTGTCTCAAACTCATCGATTGGTGATGGATGGTAGAGACATAGGTACCCATGTATTTCCGGACGCTCGTTACAAATTCTTTCTGACAGCTTCTTCCAGAGTTAGGGCCGAAAGAAGATATAATCAATTATTAGAGCAAGGTATTCGTTCTGATTTAGAAGAAATCGAAAAAGAGATCGTGATCCGTGACAAATCCGATACGGAAAGGGAAATCGCCCCTCTCCGGAAAGCGGAGGACGCAATCCTCATTGACACAGATAACCTGCCAAAAAATAGTGTAATTAGTAAGATCCTTGGGTGCCTAGACTCTGGCATTTATAACGATTCGCACTAA
- the aroB gene encoding 3-dehydroquinate synthase, whose product MNPIREVQIRAFSKEYKVQIHSDFRGLGETIKRFYPVSSIFILTERKLSGLFSKFYESELSDLGIPHHEIYIKGGEKNKHILRTAEVYNKLIELGADRKSLILALGGGVIGDFAGFIASTFQRGIRFAQIPTTLLASVDSSVGGKVAVNADLGKNMIGSFYQPEFVYLPLIALSTLPKREWRCGMAEIVKHGLLSGGEYLEKVSSNDKSVYDHTSPELLELIIGSILYKANIVSQDERETGLRKVLNLGHTTAHAIESLTNYRRYSHGEAVSIGLLTAIILSSEKQGLDPSWIETLKKILKAYDLPYHDKSKSTQVAKHTLHDKKNVGNSVRFVLLQSPGNPIWDIPVDLEEIASAFKKQKKMN is encoded by the coding sequence ATGAATCCTATCCGGGAAGTACAGATCAGAGCATTTTCAAAAGAATATAAAGTACAGATCCACTCAGACTTCAGAGGCTTGGGAGAAACGATCAAAAGATTTTATCCTGTTTCTTCCATATTTATACTTACGGAAAGAAAACTTTCAGGGTTATTTTCCAAATTTTACGAATCGGAACTTTCCGATCTTGGAATTCCACATCACGAAATTTATATTAAAGGTGGGGAGAAGAATAAACATATCCTTCGCACCGCAGAAGTTTATAATAAGCTGATTGAGCTTGGGGCAGATCGCAAAAGTTTGATCCTGGCATTGGGTGGCGGAGTGATCGGTGATTTCGCGGGATTTATCGCTTCTACATTCCAAAGAGGAATTCGTTTTGCTCAAATTCCCACAACCTTGCTTGCTTCCGTAGATTCTTCTGTGGGTGGAAAAGTTGCAGTGAATGCTGATCTTGGGAAAAACATGATCGGCTCCTTCTACCAACCTGAGTTTGTATATTTGCCCTTGATCGCTTTGTCCACTTTGCCTAAAAGAGAATGGAGATGTGGAATGGCGGAGATCGTAAAACACGGTCTTTTGTCAGGCGGGGAATATCTGGAGAAGGTCAGCTCGAACGATAAATCTGTCTATGACCATACTTCTCCAGAACTTTTGGAATTGATCATAGGTTCTATTTTATATAAGGCTAATATAGTTTCCCAGGATGAAAGAGAGACCGGTTTAAGAAAAGTCCTGAATTTGGGGCATACAACCGCTCATGCAATAGAGTCTCTCACAAATTACAGAAGATATTCTCATGGAGAAGCAGTTTCCATAGGTCTTTTGACTGCGATTATTCTATCCTCGGAAAAACAAGGATTGGACCCATCTTGGATAGAGACCTTGAAAAAAATCCTGAAAGCATATGATCTTCCTTATCATGATAAGAGTAAATCCACTCAGGTGGCAAAACATACTCTTCACGATAAGAAGAATGTAGGAAATTCAGTTCGATTTGTTCTTCTTCAGTCTCCTGGGAATCCGATTTGGGATATTCCGGTCGACTTGGAAGAGATCGCTTCTGCTTTTAAAAAACAGAAGAAAATGAATTAG
- a CDS encoding NUDIX domain-containing protein yields the protein MEFFFKKKGLRVRVAALIRNRKGEILLLQQKKKDAYYWLLPGGGIEFGESAEDALKRELKEELSLDITSANFLFLNESIDPKGNRHLLQLVFLATVKKQDPEVNLKEKAITGFGYFPLGAVLEMDIRPDIKDFLSSGKYKPAPFIRSQWVYDK from the coding sequence ATGGAATTCTTTTTTAAAAAAAAAGGTTTGAGGGTCCGTGTGGCCGCTTTGATCCGAAATCGTAAGGGAGAAATCCTTCTTCTCCAGCAAAAAAAGAAGGATGCCTATTATTGGTTATTGCCTGGTGGTGGAATAGAATTCGGAGAAAGTGCAGAAGACGCTCTGAAAAGAGAATTGAAAGAAGAACTTTCTTTGGATATCACCAGCGCAAATTTTCTATTTTTAAATGAGTCCATCGATCCTAAGGGAAATCGTCACCTTCTACAGTTAGTATTCTTAGCTACCGTCAAAAAACAGGATCCTGAAGTGAACCTGAAAGAAAAGGCGATCACAGGATTCGGCTATTTTCCTTTGGGAGCGGTTTTAGAAATGGATATAAGACCGGATATTAAGGATTTTCTTTCTTCCGGAAAATACAAACCGGCTCCTTTTATACGAAGCCAATGGGTATATGATAAATGA
- a CDS encoding tetratricopeptide repeat protein — protein sequence MKRFEPKTGASITDIDPYPGLTGAERFFAILFSKIGENKKQVLFGVGVLFVTVLAVVSWNEYRAEQFRKGTLAIEKVEKELALSPMTEITDKIKKYETIASTYSSPSLDIRLSKTLGDLYAKNGEYQKAAEKLEFAGKKIDELPEVKAYYFYIAGNYRESANQLAEAESDYGVSVSLLSSRKNVAGFYAWSLYQAGRLKLQNGKKEEAVDLLKKVLDQDIASPTEEFKAVRELATYLLLKSSQGN from the coding sequence ATGAAACGATTCGAACCTAAAACAGGTGCTTCTATTACCGATATAGATCCGTATCCAGGTCTTACCGGAGCAGAAAGATTTTTCGCAATTTTATTCTCCAAGATTGGAGAGAATAAAAAACAGGTTTTATTCGGAGTAGGTGTTTTATTCGTAACCGTACTGGCCGTTGTTAGCTGGAACGAGTATAGAGCAGAACAATTCCGTAAGGGAACTCTTGCGATCGAAAAAGTGGAGAAGGAGTTGGCTCTCTCTCCTATGACCGAGATCACTGATAAGATCAAAAAATACGAAACTATTGCTTCAACATATAGTTCTCCTTCTTTAGATATCAGACTTTCCAAAACTTTGGGTGATCTATATGCTAAGAACGGAGAATACCAAAAAGCGGCAGAGAAGTTAGAATTTGCGGGAAAAAAAATAGATGAGCTTCCGGAAGTGAAGGCTTACTATTTTTATATCGCAGGGAACTATAGAGAAAGCGCAAACCAACTCGCGGAAGCAGAATCCGATTACGGAGTTTCCGTTTCTCTTTTAAGCAGCCGCAAGAATGTAGCTGGTTTTTACGCTTGGAGTCTTTACCAAGCCGGTCGTTTGAAATTGCAAAACGGCAAAAAAGAAGAAGCAGTCGATTTACTTAAAAAAGTTTTAGACCAAGATATCGCTTCTCCTACTGAAGAATTTAAAGCAGTTAGAGAACTCGCTACTTATCTTCTATTAAAAAGCAGCCAGGGAAACTAA
- the rpmF gene encoding 50S ribosomal protein L32 produces the protein MAVPKRRKSKSKVRMKRAHHAIGKPNLVPCPNCNSFRPPHRICPVCGFYKDRVVVEPKVRKTSEEN, from the coding sequence ATGGCAGTTCCTAAGAGACGAAAATCTAAATCAAAAGTGAGGATGAAACGGGCCCATCATGCGATCGGCAAACCGAATCTAGTTCCTTGCCCGAACTGTAATTCCTTCAGACCTCCTCATAGAATCTGCCCTGTTTGCGGTTTTTACAAAGACCGTGTAGTGGTAGAACCGAAAGTCAGGAAGACTAGCGAAGAGAACTAA